A stretch of the Candidatus Jettenia sp. AMX2 genome encodes the following:
- a CDS encoding glycosyltransferase family 2 protein — protein sequence MGLCATKPYGIITVPNAFLLENYKLPNYKAIHKPIKIGRNELNLAPKGDNSPLANNQFATGQPLVSVIIPAYNAEAYIEQTLDSVLAQTYKNIEVIVTDDGSQDKTVQIVESIMQRDDRVTLLRQSNSGVAAARNLAIEKSRGEFIAPIDADDIWYPRKIEKQVDCMLHAGESTGLVYAWSVFIDKRGVLTGAFNASDIEGDVFLVLIFTNFIGHSSAPLIRRVCFKQLGGYSTRLLEQNAQGCEDRDLYLRIAEFYKFRVVKEFLVGYRKVDGSMSFNYKSMEKSNAIVIGDVRQRYPTIPSFVYRWSRSHYFLYLSHKSRSCTHYLASIFYLFKALQLSPVFFLYPTFLRTLSSCVLQLVKQATIYAIRKAYRSPAWPREKDCTFQKKLTLSDIIKKSSKPLSGLSRLHRNRLLRIQRLQSENGILGKDRFQRDMRP from the coding sequence ATGGGGCTTTGTGCAACAAAGCCGTATGGAATTATTACCGTACCGAATGCATTTTTATTGGAAAACTATAAGTTGCCAAACTATAAAGCTATTCATAAACCCATTAAAATAGGCCGTAATGAATTAAACCTTGCACCAAAAGGTGATAATTCACCTCTGGCCAATAATCAATTTGCCACAGGCCAGCCACTGGTCTCAGTCATTATTCCCGCATATAATGCCGAAGCCTATATTGAGCAGACATTAGATTCCGTGCTTGCTCAAACTTACAAAAATATTGAGGTTATTGTTACTGATGATGGCTCACAGGACAAAACTGTACAGATTGTTGAATCGATTATGCAACGTGATGATCGCGTGACACTTCTGCGCCAATCAAATTCCGGGGTTGCAGCAGCACGTAATCTGGCAATTGAAAAGTCCCGCGGTGAATTTATAGCGCCTATTGATGCCGATGATATTTGGTATCCCCGGAAAATTGAAAAACAGGTAGATTGCATGCTACATGCAGGGGAAAGCACAGGACTCGTCTATGCCTGGTCGGTATTTATCGATAAAAGAGGGGTACTAACCGGTGCATTCAATGCTTCTGATATCGAAGGCGATGTTTTTCTGGTATTAATATTCACCAACTTTATTGGCCATTCCAGTGCGCCCTTGATTCGCCGTGTATGTTTTAAACAACTTGGAGGATATAGCACCAGACTTTTAGAACAAAACGCACAAGGCTGTGAAGACCGTGATCTTTATCTTCGCATTGCCGAATTTTATAAGTTTCGCGTGGTAAAAGAGTTTCTTGTAGGATATCGTAAAGTTGATGGCAGTATGTCTTTTAATTATAAATCTATGGAAAAATCAAACGCTATTGTAATAGGGGATGTAAGACAACGATATCCCACTATCCCATCATTCGTCTATCGCTGGTCCAGGAGTCATTACTTCCTGTACCTCAGCCATAAAAGCCGATCATGTACTCACTATCTGGCAAGTATTTTTTACCTATTCAAAGCACTACAGTTGTCCCCTGTTTTCTTCTTGTATCCAACTTTCCTTCGAACATTGTCTAGCTGTGTTTTGCAACTGGTAAAACAAGCAACCATCTATGCTATACGGAAGGCATATCGCTCCCCGGCATGGCCACGGGAAAAGGATTGTACTTTTCAAAAAAAATTGACGCTCTCTGATATTATAAAAAAAAGCAGTAAACCACTATCGGGCCTGAGTAGATTGCACCGCAACCGGCTGTTACGCATTCAGCGTTTGCAAAGCGAAAATGGAATTTTAGGAAAGGACCGATTTCAACGGGATATGCGGCCTTGA
- a CDS encoding IS5 family transposase, with amino-acid sequence MKRQKQKTKKKALKAQKIQKAKKSNKPKKSYRVRNWSEYNEALKQRGSLDVWIDENVQEEWHAEPTGKRGAQPLYSDLAITSTLQFGIVFHQRLRQTEGLVKSLFRLMGINLEVPDYSTLSRRGESIRVSLPKEDKEKVVILIDSSGLKVYGEGEWKVRQHGYSKRRTWRKIHLAVTPEGEIRATELTENSISDDEAASKLLSQEESRIEGIVGDGAYDKKKVYDSCIGRGIPTILIPPRKDAKIWQHGNSNAEPHPRDENLRHMRSTSRKRWKEVVKYHVRSLVENTIFRLKSIFGDKLYARILDLQRTEVTIKAAILNRMMKLGMPESYAIA; translated from the coding sequence ATGAAGCGACAGAAACAGAAAACAAAGAAAAAAGCATTAAAAGCCCAAAAGATACAAAAAGCAAAGAAAAGCAATAAACCCAAGAAGTCATACCGGGTAAGAAATTGGTCTGAGTATAATGAAGCATTAAAGCAAAGAGGATCTCTTGATGTATGGATCGATGAAAATGTCCAAGAGGAGTGGCATGCAGAGCCAACAGGGAAAAGAGGAGCCCAGCCTCTGTACAGTGACCTTGCAATAACATCGACTCTTCAATTTGGTATTGTTTTTCATCAGAGACTTCGTCAAACAGAAGGACTGGTAAAATCTTTGTTTCGGCTTATGGGGATAAACCTTGAAGTACCTGATTATTCAACCCTTTCCCGAAGAGGAGAAAGCATAAGGGTTTCTTTGCCAAAAGAGGACAAAGAGAAGGTGGTAATACTCATTGATAGCAGTGGGTTAAAGGTATATGGAGAAGGTGAATGGAAGGTAAGGCAGCATGGATATTCCAAGCGGAGAACGTGGAGAAAGATTCACCTTGCAGTCACTCCAGAGGGAGAAATAAGAGCAACGGAGCTTACGGAAAATAGCATAAGTGATGATGAGGCAGCAAGTAAACTTCTCAGTCAAGAGGAATCTCGTATAGAAGGAATTGTTGGTGATGGGGCTTATGATAAAAAGAAGGTCTATGATAGCTGCATCGGAAGAGGGATCCCTACAATCCTTATTCCTCCCCGGAAGGATGCCAAAATATGGCAGCATGGCAATAGTAATGCAGAGCCCCATCCACGAGATGAGAATCTCAGACACATGAGGAGCACTTCTCGAAAACGCTGGAAAGAGGTAGTGAAATACCATGTTCGTTCACTGGTAGAAAATACCATCTTTCGCTTGAAAAGTATCTTTGGAGATAAGCTTTATGCAAGAATTCTTGATCTTCAAAGGACAGAGGTTACTATCAAGGCGGCTATCTTGAACCGTATGATGAAACTTGGAATGCCTGAAAGCTATGCTATCGCATAA
- a CDS encoding glycosyltransferase family 2 protein: protein MVFTRKALGTERDNRMIAEMRQELLLALTTSGELGKKYQSRATTLVSVIIPCYNQANFLGEAIGSVLAQTYRHFEIIVIDDGSPDNTAEVAARYPEVRYIRQENQGLSGARNTGFRESQGKYLVFLDADDRLLPGALQAGINCLHVHPECAFVSGHHRYIKADGSLLNEYPPEPIDDDHYLAMLKRNYIGMHATVMYQRSVFEKVGLFNTSLKSCEDYEMYLRISRKFPVYRHAQLVAEYRWHDANMTRNSKKMLTFALQALGSQWEYIKNHPEYIQAYQTGIEFWRDYFGMNQIKAIRRCLLQKQWLDAVQQVLIMVSCHFWWPILLREAFGLRRRIVPALRNWKRQILNN from the coding sequence ATGGTATTTACTCGAAAAGCTCTCGGTACTGAACGCGACAACCGAATGATTGCAGAAATGAGACAAGAATTGCTCCTGGCATTGACAACGTCGGGGGAATTGGGAAAAAAGTACCAGTCCCGTGCAACGACATTGGTATCTGTGATTATTCCCTGTTATAATCAGGCAAATTTTCTGGGTGAGGCGATCGGGAGTGTATTGGCTCAAACATACCGTCATTTTGAAATTATTGTAATTGATGATGGTTCGCCTGATAACACTGCTGAAGTTGCAGCCCGATATCCGGAGGTGCGCTATATCAGGCAGGAAAATCAGGGTCTTTCAGGAGCACGCAATACCGGGTTTAGGGAAAGCCAAGGCAAATATCTGGTTTTTCTCGATGCGGATGACCGTCTGCTTCCGGGAGCATTGCAGGCCGGGATTAACTGTCTGCATGTACATCCTGAATGTGCTTTTGTTTCCGGTCATCACCGTTATATTAAAGCAGATGGTTCTCTTCTGAATGAGTATCCACCGGAACCTATAGATGACGATCATTACCTTGCCATGTTAAAACGTAATTATATAGGAATGCATGCGACGGTAATGTATCAGCGTTCTGTTTTTGAAAAGGTAGGACTCTTTAATACGTCTTTGAAATCCTGTGAAGATTATGAGATGTATTTGCGTATCAGCCGTAAATTCCCTGTATATCGCCATGCGCAATTGGTTGCCGAATATCGCTGGCACGATGCCAACATGACCCGCAACAGTAAAAAAATGTTAACCTTTGCCTTACAGGCTCTTGGTTCTCAATGGGAGTATATTAAAAATCATCCTGAATATATTCAGGCATATCAAACGGGAATAGAATTTTGGCGTGATTATTTTGGCATGAATCAGATCAAGGCAATCCGTAGATGTTTGCTGCAGAAACAGTGGCTGGATGCTGTTCAACAGGTATTAATAATGGTATCTTGCCATTTCTGGTGGCCGATACTTTTGCGTGAGGCATTTGGATTGCGCAGGCGCATTGTGCCAGCCTTACGAAACTGGAAACGTCAGATTTTGAATAATTAG
- a CDS encoding glycosyltransferase yields the protein MNHTDTPIKVSVLVMTYNHANFIRQALDSVLMQEVTFPYEILISEDCSTDGTREIVKEYYQRFPQKIHLLLSEKNIRSNAIVARGIKAAKGEYIALLDGDDYWTSPHKLQKQADFLDNHPGCSMCFHNARVFYEDSSKPPWNWTPAHQKEFSTLEDIWMGNFIATCSTMFRNGLFGEVPAWYDDLFPITDWSLHILNAERGKIGYINEVMGAYRHHSGGLYSPYSHREKLQKTLQFYRQMNVNLDYKYDQLIKTAISKYFYEWAEEYVKRGDFVSARHCFRHYLTGKPVNKFISLRKLLKMVLKLYLPQFVTL from the coding sequence ATGAATCACACAGATACTCCTATCAAAGTTAGCGTTCTGGTAATGACGTACAATCATGCCAATTTTATCAGGCAGGCTTTAGACAGCGTACTGATGCAAGAGGTCACGTTTCCTTATGAAATTTTAATCAGCGAGGACTGCTCTACCGATGGCACAAGAGAGATTGTCAAGGAATATTACCAGCGGTTCCCCCAAAAAATCCACCTCCTGCTTTCCGAAAAGAACATTCGTAGCAATGCTATTGTTGCAAGAGGGATTAAAGCAGCCAAAGGAGAATATATTGCTCTCTTAGATGGTGATGATTACTGGACATCCCCCCATAAACTGCAAAAACAAGCAGATTTTTTAGATAACCATCCGGGGTGTTCAATGTGTTTTCATAATGCGCGGGTCTTTTATGAAGATAGCAGCAAACCACCCTGGAACTGGACACCGGCACATCAAAAAGAATTTTCCACACTTGAAGATATTTGGATGGGAAATTTTATCGCAACGTGTTCCACGATGTTTCGTAACGGTTTATTTGGAGAGGTACCGGCATGGTATGATGATTTATTTCCCATAACCGATTGGTCTTTACATATCTTAAACGCAGAAAGGGGGAAGATCGGTTATATTAACGAAGTTATGGGCGCTTACAGACATCATAGCGGCGGTCTTTATTCCCCCTATAGCCATAGGGAAAAACTCCAAAAAACTTTACAATTTTATCGCCAAATGAATGTTAATCTGGATTATAAATATGATCAACTGATTAAAACGGCTATATCTAAATATTTTTATGAATGGGCAGAGGAATATGTCAAAAGGGGAGATTTCGTGTCTGCCAGACATTGTTTTCGCCAT